From Synoicihabitans lomoniglobus, the proteins below share one genomic window:
- a CDS encoding amino acid adenylation domain-containing protein, with protein MKLGDFNLLADDEQRDDLLSLVQSFNDNATAYPRDSTIPAEFFRQATSTPAAIAIVGPEGNHTYAEVAAQANRIARLLLDHELGPEGFVGVMLDSAFDIATTLLGILTAGGAYLPLDTDMPTARSGHMLRETQARALIGSRRHIRRLNRLQWECPELGLLCCPDSPDIHAEPEGIGEFMREEIWDLVGDQTVDDISGGGWRSSFTGELLSREVMDAYGVNIRRKLSPLLRPTDRVLEVGCASGISMFRLAPLVAAYHGTDLSARILAWTRQEMTRRDATNITLQHLPAHALREVPTADYDVVIINSVLQCFSGVNYLRDVLRQAIDLMPAQGTLFLGNVWDQDTKVAFETELLGYQREHAAEGVRTKVDRSEDLFVSRAFWRDLQCDWPEIATIEFSNMLGEAESELSRFGYDAILRIDKSAATVPNPVAKSKQQRDARQLSELSPAALPERARPTALAYAIYTSGTTGRPKGVLVEHRAVLRLVKETNFIRLSATDRILMTGALAFDASTFEIWGALLNGGALCRPPEKAVLDPEALKQLITTHGITTLWLTSSLCNQLADADLSLFGGLRTLLVGGEKLSAPHINRIRAAHPQLTVINGYGPTENTTFTCCHRIDRDHSENIPLGSPIANTSVYILDTRDQLVPVGVAGEICTGGDGLARGYLGDSALTDAKFIPHPFSEDNTARLYRTGDLGRWTANGTVEYLGRKDDQVKIRGFRIEPGEIETRLRQLDDVHDAVVVARKAMDKSLALVAYVVGPTTIESLRSHLSQALPAYMLPAQFVFLDALPLTPNGKVDRAALPPPEWTTADRPGNQMAPVTPTEKTVLKLWQEVLEMSAIGVTDNFFDVGGHSLKVTKLAARLRETFALSLPLTALFKATTVRAQAELLLDRARFGTEGIDDPMVLLNPGDENRHPFFLFPPGTGDALGYVQLAQELPDYAVYGFNFIVAASRLGDYVDLITTTQPDGSIVLGGYSAGGNLAYHVTAELERRGRRVAAIVMFDSAQVVHPITFPPGECEKVTAAFLDHESIRPYVSTPLLRDKAARVIAAYYDLMSHSTDQHQVAADIHGMVCQDSVDHIDENNIPLTRTHGWRDVTRGSYRVHPAQGDHNAMLYPPYLSPNAQSLRDILTNITC; from the coding sequence ATGAAACTCGGAGACTTCAATCTACTCGCCGACGACGAACAACGTGACGACCTGCTTTCTCTCGTCCAGAGCTTCAACGACAACGCCACGGCCTATCCGCGCGACTCCACCATTCCCGCCGAGTTTTTTCGCCAGGCCACTTCGACCCCGGCAGCAATTGCCATTGTCGGTCCCGAAGGCAACCACACCTACGCGGAGGTGGCGGCCCAGGCCAATCGGATCGCCCGTTTGCTGTTGGATCATGAACTCGGCCCCGAAGGCTTTGTGGGTGTCATGCTTGATTCGGCGTTCGACATCGCCACCACATTGCTGGGCATACTCACGGCCGGCGGCGCCTATCTCCCGCTTGACACCGATATGCCGACCGCACGTTCGGGGCACATGCTGCGCGAGACTCAAGCCCGCGCCCTCATCGGCAGTCGGCGACACATCCGTCGCTTGAATCGATTGCAATGGGAATGTCCGGAGCTGGGTTTGCTGTGTTGTCCTGACAGTCCCGACATCCACGCGGAGCCTGAAGGCATCGGCGAGTTCATGCGCGAAGAAATCTGGGACTTGGTCGGCGACCAAACCGTTGACGATATCTCCGGCGGTGGATGGCGCAGCAGTTTCACCGGCGAACTACTCAGCCGCGAAGTGATGGACGCATACGGCGTGAACATTCGTCGCAAACTCTCCCCGCTGCTGCGTCCCACCGATCGGGTCCTCGAAGTGGGCTGCGCTTCCGGCATCAGCATGTTTCGTCTGGCCCCGCTCGTGGCCGCCTACCATGGCACCGACCTTTCCGCCCGTATCCTGGCTTGGACCCGGCAGGAAATGACCCGCCGCGATGCCACCAACATCACCCTGCAACACTTGCCCGCTCACGCTCTGCGGGAGGTGCCGACCGCCGACTACGATGTCGTGATCATCAACAGCGTGCTGCAGTGTTTCAGCGGCGTAAACTATCTGCGCGACGTGCTACGCCAGGCCATCGATCTCATGCCCGCGCAGGGCACGTTGTTTCTCGGTAATGTCTGGGATCAGGACACCAAAGTCGCGTTTGAGACCGAACTTCTGGGCTATCAACGCGAACATGCGGCGGAGGGGGTCCGCACCAAGGTGGACCGCTCCGAAGACTTGTTTGTGTCTCGAGCATTCTGGCGCGACCTCCAATGCGACTGGCCCGAAATCGCGACCATCGAATTTTCAAACATGCTCGGCGAAGCGGAGAGTGAACTTTCGCGTTTCGGTTACGATGCCATCCTGCGCATCGACAAGTCCGCGGCGACAGTCCCGAACCCCGTCGCCAAGTCCAAGCAACAACGAGACGCGCGGCAACTGAGCGAACTGTCGCCTGCCGCGCTGCCGGAACGCGCCCGGCCCACCGCACTCGCCTACGCCATCTATACTTCGGGCACGACCGGGCGGCCCAAGGGAGTGCTGGTCGAACATCGCGCCGTCCTGAGACTGGTGAAGGAAACCAACTTCATCCGGCTCTCCGCGACCGATCGCATCTTGATGACCGGGGCCCTGGCATTCGATGCGTCGACGTTCGAGATCTGGGGGGCGCTGCTCAATGGGGGGGCGTTGTGCCGACCGCCGGAAAAGGCGGTGCTCGACCCCGAGGCCCTGAAACAACTCATCACGACCCATGGTATCACCACGCTCTGGCTGACCTCGAGCTTGTGCAATCAACTCGCCGACGCCGACCTGTCGTTGTTTGGCGGTCTCCGCACCCTGCTGGTCGGCGGGGAAAAACTGTCGGCGCCGCACATCAACCGCATCCGGGCGGCGCATCCGCAGCTCACCGTGATCAATGGCTACGGACCGACGGAGAACACCACCTTCACGTGCTGTCATCGCATCGACCGCGACCATTCCGAAAACATTCCGCTCGGTAGTCCCATTGCGAATACATCCGTGTATATTCTCGATACCCGGGATCAATTGGTCCCGGTCGGAGTGGCCGGTGAGATCTGCACTGGCGGCGATGGACTGGCGCGCGGATACTTGGGAGATTCCGCCCTGACGGACGCAAAATTCATCCCGCACCCGTTCAGTGAAGACAACACCGCGCGATTGTATCGCACCGGTGACCTCGGGCGTTGGACCGCCAACGGCACGGTCGAGTATCTGGGTCGAAAGGACGATCAGGTGAAGATTCGCGGGTTCCGGATTGAGCCCGGAGAAATCGAAACCCGCCTGCGGCAGCTTGACGACGTGCACGATGCCGTTGTCGTGGCGCGGAAAGCGATGGACAAATCACTGGCGTTGGTCGCTTACGTGGTCGGTCCGACCACGATCGAATCCCTGCGATCCCACCTCTCGCAGGCTTTGCCCGCCTACATGCTTCCGGCTCAGTTCGTTTTTCTGGACGCGTTGCCACTCACCCCCAACGGCAAGGTTGACCGGGCGGCCCTGCCACCGCCGGAGTGGACCACCGCCGATCGTCCGGGGAACCAGATGGCACCGGTTACTCCCACCGAAAAAACGGTGCTCAAACTCTGGCAGGAAGTCCTCGAAATGTCTGCCATCGGCGTCACCGACAATTTTTTCGATGTCGGCGGACATAGTCTCAAAGTGACCAAACTCGCCGCCCGACTGCGCGAAACCTTCGCCCTTTCGCTTCCCCTCACCGCGTTGTTCAAAGCCACCACCGTGCGCGCCCAAGCGGAGTTGCTCCTCGACCGCGCTCGGTTCGGCACGGAAGGCATCGACGATCCCATGGTGTTGCTCAACCCCGGGGACGAAAATCGTCATCCGTTCTTTCTGTTCCCTCCCGGCACCGGCGACGCGCTCGGCTACGTGCAACTGGCGCAGGAGCTCCCGGACTACGCCGTCTACGGTTTCAATTTCATCGTGGCAGCGTCCCGCTTGGGTGACTACGTGGATTTGATCACGACCACTCAGCCCGACGGATCCATCGTCCTGGGCGGATACTCCGCCGGCGGCAATCTCGCCTACCACGTCACCGCCGAGCTCGAACGCCGGGGCCGCCGGGTGGCCGCCATCGTGATGTTTGATAGCGCACAAGTCGTGCACCCCATTACTTTCCCCCCGGGCGAGTGCGAGAAAGTCACGGCTGCTTTTCTGGATCACGAAAGCATCCGGCCCTACGTCTCCACCCCGCTGTTACGCGACAAGGCAGCGCGCGTCATCGCCGCCTACTACGACTTGATGAGTCATAGCACTGATCAACATCAAGTTGCAGCCGACATCCATGGCATGGTCTGCCAGGATTCGGTCGACCACATTGATGAAAATAACATTCCGTTGACTCGCACCCATGGGTGGCGCGACGTCACCCGGGGAAGTTACCGCGTTCACCCTGCACAAGGTGATCATAATGCCATGCTGTATCCACCCTATTTGAGTCCCAACGCACAGTCACTGCGTGA